The following is a genomic window from Burkholderia oklahomensis C6786.
GCGCCCGCGCCCGGCCAGTCGGTCGTCGCACTGAAGGTTGCGCAGGACTGCTGGTTCAGCGTGCGGGACAAGAACGGCAAGGAGCTGTTCTCGTCACTCGTGCGCGCCGGCGAGACCAAGCAGGTCGCGGGCGACGCGCCGCTCAAGGTCACGATCGGCAACAGGGCCGGGCTCGAATCGATCGCTTTCGACGGCAAACCCGTCGATCCGGCAAAATACTCGACGGCTCGGGGCAACGTCGCGCGTTTCGCATTGCCCTGACGGCAAGCGCCGTGGCCGATGGAGCACGGCGCTTTTCTCTTTCGCGCGCGGCCGACGGCGGCGCGTTTGGCGTAAATTGGATCTATCGATGCAATCCGAAGCTCAATCCCCACGCAGCAGTCAGATTTGTTCAACCGAGCCGGTGTTCGGCGGGCATGCGCCGCGGCGCGTGTCGCATGCGGTCGATGTCCGCTGGGGCGGAACGCTCGTGACGATCGGCGGCGCCGCGCCCGTGCGCGTGCAGTCGATGACGAACACCGACACGGCCGACGCGATCGGCACCGCGATCCAGGTGAAGGAGCTCGCGAACGCGGGCTCCGAGCTCGTGCGCATTACCGTGAACACGCCCGAGGCGGCCGCCGCCGTGCCGGCGATTCGCGAGCAGCTCGACCGGATGGGCGTGTCGGTGCCGCTCGTCGGCGATTTCCACTACAACGGCCACCTGCTGTTGCGCGACCATCCCGGCTGTGCGGAGGCGCTGTCGAAGTACCGGATCAATCCGGGCAACGTCGGCCAGGGCGCGAAGCGCGATTCGCAGTTCGCGCAGATGATCGAAGCCGCGATCAAGTACGACAAGCCGGTGCGGATCGGCGTGAACTGGGGTAGCCTCGATCAGGATCTGCTCGCACGGATGATGGACGAGAACGGCGCGCGCGCCGAGCCGTGGGAAGCGCAGAGCGTGATGTACGAGGCGCTGATCCAGTCGGCGATCGGCTCCGCCGAGCGTGCGGTCGAACTCGGCCTCGGCCGCGACAAGATCGTGCTGTCGTGCAAGGTGAGCGGCGTGCAGGACCTGATTGCCGTCTACCGCGAGCTCGCGCGCCGCTGCGGCTTCGCGCTGCACCTCGGCCTCACCGAGGCGGGCATGGGCTCGAAGGGCATCGTCGCGTCGACGGCCGCGATCGGCTTGCTGCTGCAGGAAGGAATCGGCGACACGATCCGCATCTCGCTCACGCCGGAACCCGGCGCGCCGCGCACGGGCGAAGTGATCGTCGGCCAGGAGATCCTGCAGACGATGGGGCTGCGCTCGTTCGCGCCGATGGTCGTCGCCTGTCCGGGCTGCGGCCGCACGACGAGCACGCTGTTCCAGGAGCTCGCGCTGCGGATCCAGACGTATCTGCGCGAGCAGATGCCCGAGTGGCGCAAGGCGTATCCGGGCGTCGAGAAGATGAACGTCGCGGTGATGGGCTGCATCGTCAACGGCCCGGGCGAGTCGAAGCACGCGAACATCGGCATCAGCCTGCCGGGCTCGGGCGAGAACCCGGCCGCGCCCGTGTTCGTCGACGGCCAGAAAGTGAAGACGCTGCGCGGCGAGCACATCGCGGAAGAATTCCAGCAGATCGTGAGCGACTACGTCGCGCGCACCTATGGCCGCGCCGCGGTCCAGAATTAATTCGTCCACCGTATTTCAGATGACAGAACAAAAGCGAAAGCTCGAGAAGCTGACGGGCGTGAAGGGCATGAACGACATCCTCCCGCAGGATGCCGGCTTGTGGGAATTCTTCGAGGCGACCGTGAAGTCGCTGCTGCGCGCCTACGGCTATCAGAACATCCGTACGCCGATCGTCGAGCACACGCAGCTCTTCACGCGCGGCATCGGCGAAGTGACCGACATCGTCGAGAAGGAGATGTACAGCTTCGTCGACGCGCTGAACGGCGAGAACCTCACGCTGCGTCCCGAGAACACCGCCGCCGTCGTGCGCGCGGCGATCGAGCACAACATGCTGTACGACGGGCCGAAGCGCCTGTGGTACGTCGGCCCGATGTTCCGTCACGAGCGTCCGCAGCGCGGCCGCTATCGCCAGTTCCACCAGGTCGGCGTCGAGGCGCTCGGCTTCGCGGGCCCGGACGCGGACGCGGAAATCATCATGATGTGCCAGCGCCTGTGGGACGATCTCGGCCTCACCGGCATCAAGCTCGAGATCAACTCGCTCGGTCTCGCCGAAGAGCGCGCCGCGCATCGCGTCGAGCTCATCAAGTATCTCGAGCAGCACGTCGCGCAGCTCGACGACGACGCGCAGCGCCGCCTCTACACGAACCCGCTGCGGGTGCTCGACACGAAGAATCCCGCGCTGCAGGAGATCGTGCAGAATGCGCCGAAGCTGATCGACTTCCTCGGCGACGCGTCGCGCGCGCACTTCGAAGGCCTGCAGAAGCTGCTGAAGGCGAACAACCTGCCGTTTACGATCAACCCGCGGCTCGTGCGCGGGCTCGACTACTACAACCTGACCGTGTTCGAGTGGGTGACCGACAAGCTCGGCGCGCAAGGCACGGTCGCCGCGGGCGGCCGCTACGATCCGCTGATCGAGCAATTGGGCGGCAAGCCGACCGCCGCGTGCGGGTGGGCGATGGGCGTCGAGCGCATTCTCGAGCTCCTGAAGGAAGAGAGCCTCGTGCCCGAGCAGGAAGGCGTCGACGTGTACGTCGTTCACCAAGGCGATGCGGCGCGCGAGCAGGCGTTCGTCGTCGCGGAGCGTCTGCGCGACACGGGCCTCGACGTGGTCCTTCACTGCAGCGCGGACGGCGCGGGCGCGAGCTTCAAGTCGCAGATGAAGCGCGCGGACGCGAGCGGCGCGGCGTTCGCGGTGATTTTCGGCGAAGACGAGATCGCGAACGGCACGGCGAGCGTGAAGCCGTTGCGCGGCATGGGCGCCGAAGGCGAGAAGAACGTTCAGCAATCCGTGCCGGTCGAAAGCTTGACCGATTTTCTAATCAATGCGATGGTTGCAACCGCCGAAGACGGCGACGACTGATCGCGGCGCATCCGCAAGACAAAAGCGTGTACAGGAAGGAATCGCTAGGCGATGAGTTATCACGACGAACAAGAATCGATTGAAAGCCTGAAGGCGTGGTGGGCCCGGTGGGGCAATCTGACGACCTGGATCGCGATCGCCGTCCTCGCCGCCGCCGCCGCCTGGAACGGCTGGAATTACTGGCAGCGGCACCAGGCCGCGCAGGCGGCCGTGCTGTACGAGCAGGTGCAGCAGGCGGTCCAGTCGAACGACAAGGCGAAGGTCGCGCGCGTCGCGTCGGACATGGAAGACAAGTTCGGCGGCACCGCTTATGCGCAGATGACGGCGCTCGAAGCGGCGAAGGCGCTGTACGGCGCGGGCGACGCGGCGGGCGCGAAGGCGCAGCTGCAGTGGGCCGCCGATCACGCGAAGGACGACGAGTACAAGCAGATCGCGAAGCTGCGTCTCGCATCGCTGCTGCTCGACGAGAAGGCGTACGACGCCGGTCTCGCGCTGCTGTCGGGCACGCCGTCGGACGCGTTCAAGGGCATCGTCGCCGATCGCCGCGGCGATCTGCTCGCCGCGCAGGGCAAGAGCGACGACGCGCGCGCCGCGTACAAGCTCGCGCTCGATTCGCTGTCGAAGGACGACGCGTCCGCGCGCCAACTCGTGCAGTTCAAGCTGGACGCGCTCGGCGG
Proteins encoded in this region:
- the ispG gene encoding flavodoxin-dependent (E)-4-hydroxy-3-methylbut-2-enyl-diphosphate synthase, with protein sequence MQSEAQSPRSSQICSTEPVFGGHAPRRVSHAVDVRWGGTLVTIGGAAPVRVQSMTNTDTADAIGTAIQVKELANAGSELVRITVNTPEAAAAVPAIREQLDRMGVSVPLVGDFHYNGHLLLRDHPGCAEALSKYRINPGNVGQGAKRDSQFAQMIEAAIKYDKPVRIGVNWGSLDQDLLARMMDENGARAEPWEAQSVMYEALIQSAIGSAERAVELGLGRDKIVLSCKVSGVQDLIAVYRELARRCGFALHLGLTEAGMGSKGIVASTAAIGLLLQEGIGDTIRISLTPEPGAPRTGEVIVGQEILQTMGLRSFAPMVVACPGCGRTTSTLFQELALRIQTYLREQMPEWRKAYPGVEKMNVAVMGCIVNGPGESKHANIGISLPGSGENPAAPVFVDGQKVKTLRGEHIAEEFQQIVSDYVARTYGRAAVQN
- the hisS gene encoding histidine--tRNA ligase — translated: MTEQKRKLEKLTGVKGMNDILPQDAGLWEFFEATVKSLLRAYGYQNIRTPIVEHTQLFTRGIGEVTDIVEKEMYSFVDALNGENLTLRPENTAAVVRAAIEHNMLYDGPKRLWYVGPMFRHERPQRGRYRQFHQVGVEALGFAGPDADAEIIMMCQRLWDDLGLTGIKLEINSLGLAEERAAHRVELIKYLEQHVAQLDDDAQRRLYTNPLRVLDTKNPALQEIVQNAPKLIDFLGDASRAHFEGLQKLLKANNLPFTINPRLVRGLDYYNLTVFEWVTDKLGAQGTVAAGGRYDPLIEQLGGKPTAACGWAMGVERILELLKEESLVPEQEGVDVYVVHQGDAAREQAFVVAERLRDTGLDVVLHCSADGAGASFKSQMKRADASGAAFAVIFGEDEIANGTASVKPLRGMGAEGEKNVQQSVPVESLTDFLINAMVATAEDGDD
- a CDS encoding tetratricopeptide repeat protein — encoded protein: MSYHDEQESIESLKAWWARWGNLTTWIAIAVLAAAAAWNGWNYWQRHQAAQAAVLYEQVQQAVQSNDKAKVARVASDMEDKFGGTAYAQMTALEAAKALYGAGDAAGAKAQLQWAADHAKDDEYKQIAKLRLASLLLDEKAYDAGLALLSGTPSDAFKGIVADRRGDLLAAQGKSDDARAAYKLALDSLSKDDASARQLVQFKLDALGG